The following coding sequences lie in one Haematobia irritans isolate KBUSLIRL chromosome 3, ASM5000362v1, whole genome shotgun sequence genomic window:
- the LOC142231540 gene encoding uncharacterized protein LOC142231540 — MATSILTDCSSFQGSTTSSSSDIMTGTTAASSWCAMPTSTRIRMVRLFRPHTRRVLVTPNATPSYGFSVRGGKEYGTGFFVSTVDHNSEAEQKGLRIGDQILRINGFRIDDAIHKEFCQLVSSQDRLVLKVRSVGMLPTKDNDADGLSWSVVKAPSISSTPSECSFQSTTSTDNSGLRNRNERVVNIVLNVAPRTKLGLGICKGPEWKPGIFVQFTKEKSVAREAGLRPGDQILTVNSIDFSDVLFSEAVAVMKSSNKLDMTVHKGAGCDLFPGESSGYNSSASSVTGDQSPCWGDVKSKRLTSVREESTIAATPPSPPHHSSSVAKHNSWNQALYENEPRSRSKSNAERSTRSTDNNSKSNATLTNITKSHKEINKTIIKLSESGTSINNTFVANTPHSGSSTDTLRNASGNYSDISSSYDYNAATLTKNSQPYSEIHKNTPPVPPPIAIQNSVSSPTMHQNSSSHPYTHKEAPVKVGGLASTMQRYASLGNYVAINELPSSNTQSTNNEMKEIPGSPPTDSCSLSNAITEELKKRKAKRQPSSQPSQRSDVLTTISEQKSPKPQNTLIGAGDQHSALMNEFKQAHKRMFKNGFRDSVAEENKDRQEALKRTTMMDDPTTYRAQGTKQPIDHQNQQSTRNENNNHNSSHIPKPPPMQPLSSNNSGNNNLNQQNPPQKFAMMNTQNPSAPLGYSNERRNVAFRSPSSASSSSNGLHLNEIQYRNSNKNSTSGGINQSNTTIASSSSNNTNRQTLRLGTVTIGEYHKHGSLKEPEKFDFIAMQGKRQDSGDTTPTNETLQSELHSTLSRSKLKKTNNNNGSPMEHQRNCPLHQQQHSHHNQHQQQQQPMQHHQSQNYNQNQNHYHHQHPPAPPLQQQHLEYQNVNFNTFTVSEITQKLQKSSLNGGVGGNVSSSSPFNSGPGVSNNGQNHHSSIGGILKNGNRNHSSHNSSNKSTEKSIKFG; from the exons ATGGCCACTTCAATACTCACTGATTGTAGTAGCTTTCAAGGCTCAACTACAAGCTCATCCAGTGACATTATGACAGGAACAACTGCAGCCTCATCTTGGTGTGCAATGCCGACATCAACGCGAATACGAATGGTGCGTTTATTTCGACCGCACACTCGCCGTGTACTAGTGACGCCCAATGCTACACCATCATATGGATTCTCTGTAAGGGGTGGTAAGGAATATGGTACCGGCTTCTTTGTATCGACAGTCGATCATAATAGTGAAGCTGAACAGAAAGGATTACGG ATCGGTGACCAGATATTGCGTATAAACGGATTTAGAATCGATGATGCCATTCACAAAGAATTCTGCCAACTTGTATCTAGTCAAGATCGTTTGGTCCTAAAAGTGCGCAGTGTGGGAATGCTGCCAACAAAAGA TAACGATGCCGATGGCCTCTCATGGAGTGTCGTCAAAGCTCCCAGCATTAGTAGTACCCCATCAGAATGCTCTTTTCAATCCACCACCAGTACAGATAACTCAGGCCTACGTAATCGCAATGAGCGGGTTGTGAATATTGTTCTCAATgttgcaccacgtaccaaattgggTTTGGGTATATGTAAAGGTCCCGAATGGAAACCTGGAATATTTGTACAATTTACAAAAGAGAAAAGTGTGGCTCGCGAAGCAGGACTACGACCAGGAGATCAAATTCTAACAGTCAACAGTATAGATTTCTCCGATGTTCTATTCAGCGAAGCGGTAGCAGTAATGAAAAGTTCCAATAAATTGGATATGACTGTACACAAGGGAGCTGGATGTGATCTATTCCCGGGAGAATCTAGTGGTTATAATAGTTCAGCCAGTTCTGTGACAGGTGATCAAAGTCCTTGTTGGGGTGATGTAAAATCGAAACGTTTAACATCGGTTCGAGAAGAGTCCACAATTGCAGCAACACCACCATCCCCACCCCATCATTCATCCAGTGTGGCTAAACATAATTCTTGGAATCAAGCACTCTATGAAAATGAGCCTAGATCCAGATCAAAATCAAATGCGGAAAGATCTACCAGATCAACAGATAATAATTCCAAATCCAATGCCACATTGACAAATATAACGAAATCCCATaaggaaataaataaaacaataataaaactcTCGGAAAGTGGAACTTCCATTAACAACACATTTGTGGCCAATACACCACACAGTGGTAGCAGTACAGACACATTGAGAAATGCTTCGGGTAATTATTCGGATATTAGTTCTTCATATGACTATAATGCTGCAACCTTGACAAAGAATAGCCAGCCTTATAGTGAAatccacaaaaatacaccacctGTACCTCCACCAATTGCCATACAAAATTCTGTATCATCACCAACAATGCATCAGAATTCCTCTAGCCATCCATATACGCATAAAGAAGCACCAGTAAAAGTGGGAGGTTTAGCTTCCACAATGCAGAGATATGCTTCATTGGGTAACTATGTGGCAATAAATGAGTTGCCTTCATCCAATACACAGTCCACAAATAATGAAATGAAGGAAATCCCTGGATCTCCGCCAACGGATAGTTGTAGTCTCTCAAATGCAATTACGGAGGAGTTAAAGAAACGCAAAGCG AAACGTCAACCCAGTTCTCAACCATCACAACGTAGTGATGTTCTGACAACAATAAGTGAACAAAAGAGCCCCAAACCCCAAAATACTCTCATAGGAGCTGGAGACCAACATAGTGCTCTTATGAATGAGTTCAAACAGGCCCACAAACGAATGTTTAAGAATGGTTTCAGAGACTCTGTAGCTGAGGAAAATAAG GATCGTCAAGAGGCCTTAAAACGAACAACAATGATGGATGATCCCACAACCTATAGGGCACAGGGTACGAAACAACCAATAGACCACCAAAACCAGCAATCCACCAGAAATGAAAACAACAATCATAACAGCAGTCATATACCTAAACCACCG CCCATGCAGCCTCTATCTTCGAACAATAGTGGCAACAATAATTTAAACCAACAAAATCCGCCACAGAAATTTGCCATGATGAATACTCAAAATCCATCTGCTCCACTGGGTTATTCAAATGAACGACGTAATGTTGCTTTTCGATCACCATCATCAGCTTCGTCGTCTTCGAATGGActtcatttaaatgaaatacaaTATCGGAATTCCAATAAGAATTCAACATCAGGGGGAATCAATCAATCCAATACCACCATCGCAAGTAGTTCATCGAATAATACCAATAGACAAACCTTAAGATTAGGTACGGTAACCATTGGAGAATACCATAAACATGGATCACTTAAAGAACCGGAAAAGTTTGATTTCATTGCAATGCAAGGTAAACGACAAGATTCCGGTGATACAACACCCACTAATGAGACTTTGCAAAGTGAATTGCATAGTACGTTGTCAAGGTCCAAATTGAAGAAGACCAATAATAATAATGGTTCACCAATGGAGCATCAGCGTAATTGCCCTCTACATCAGCAACAACATAGCCATCATAACCAacatcagcagcagcagcagccaaTGCAGCATCATCAGTCGCAGAATTACAATCAAAATCAgaatcattatcatcatcagcATCCACCTGCGCCTCCTCTCCAGCAACAACATTTGGAAtatcaaaatgtaaattttaatacATTCACCGTATCCGAAATAACACAGAAATTGCAAAAATCCTCCCTAAATGGTGGCGTTGGCGGTAATGTCTCATCATCATCACCGTTTAACAGTGGCCCTGGGGTTAGCAACAACGGTCAAAATCATCACTCTTCAATTGGCGGTATTCTAAAGAATGGCAATCGTAATCATTCATCCCATAACAGTAGTAATAAATCCACCGAAAAGTCCATTAAATTCGGTTAA